In Zingiber officinale cultivar Zhangliang chromosome 6A, Zo_v1.1, whole genome shotgun sequence, a single genomic region encodes these proteins:
- the LOC121997208 gene encoding E3 ubiquitin-protein ligase CIP8-like: MANASDDVPLDSLTVACSPLPMPCDSSVASSFPLNSNFSEFSLSEASTEEIASRHFPSRLDLEFEREEDGEFLDRDYDWAADEFFVGRSMNSPSASIDFFRAHPIDSRILRMAGFESDSDSDDQHIITIGASFDEGEGREDLDAVSADLDLGIPLPWDCFPSEGGRRDPNDEFEWEEVDARVEERDSIGVMVIGEEERSEVNRQLDHDEDQARDVGWEVLMSVNSLGRNTVDPEDVEPYIVDEQESLEDASDSEAYEVLIGQFADDSTIKVSPPASKSVVESLPSVLLTEEEVANADAVCAVCKDGILVEERVKRLPCSHLYHKECILPWLEIRNSCPLCRFELPTDDPEYENWKGRTAAAVAAAAGIGVTSDEESQLRYDFEVLSVG; the protein is encoded by the coding sequence ATGGCGAACGCTTCCGACGACGTCCCTCTCGATTCCCTCACCGTCGCTTGCTCTCCTCTGCCGATGCCTTGCGACTCCAGCGTTGCCTCCTCCTTCCCCTTGAATTCTAATTTCTCTGAATTTAGCCTCTCAGAGGCGTCCACCGAGGAGATCGCCTCCAGACACTTCCCCTCGAGGCTTGACTTAGAATTCGAGAGGGAAGAAGATGGGGAGTTCCTGGACCGCGATTACGACTGGGCCGCTGACGAATTTTTCGTCGGACGGAGTATGAACTCCCCGTCCGCTTCGATCGACTTCTTCCGGGCTCACCCGATCGATTCGCGTATCCTTCGCATGGCTGGGTTTGAATCGGATTCCGACTCTGACGACCAGCATATCATAACGATCGGCGCATCCTTCGACGAAGGCGAAGGGCGGGAGGATTTGGATGCAGTTTCAGCTGATCTCGACCTAGGCATTCCGCTTCCCTGGGATTGCTTCCCATCGGAAGGAGGCAGGAGGGATCCCAATGACGAATTCGAGTGGGAGGAGGTGGACGCCCGCGTCGAAGAAAGGGACTCGATCGGTGTCATGGTTATTGGCGAAGAGGAAAGATCTGAGGTGAATCGACAACTCGACCACGACGAAGACCAGGCTCGAGATGTCGGATGGGAGGTGCTCATGTCTGTCAACAGCTTAGGCCGGAACACAGTGGATCCTGAGGACGTGGAGCCGTACATCGTTGACGAACAAGAGAGCTTGGAAGACGCCTCTGATTCCGAGGCTTACGAAGTCCTGATAGGCCAATTCGCCGATGATAGCACCATCAAGGTTAGCCCTCCGGCGTCCAAATCGGTGGTGGAGAGCCTCCCGTCGGTGCTCCTCACTGAAGAGGAGGTTGCCAATGCGGATGCAGTGTGCGCAGTGTGCAAAGATGGGATCTTGGTGGAGGAAAGAGTCAAGCGGCTTCCTTGTTCGCATCTTTATCACAAGGAATGCATCCTGCCATGGCTGGAAATTCGGAATTCGTGCCCCCTCTGCCGGTTCGAGCTGCCAACTGACGACCCTGAGTATGAGAATTGGAAAGGCAGGACGGCGGCGGCAGTGGCGGCAGCAGCAGGGATTGGGGTTACCTCCGACGAGGAATCACAGCTCAGGTATGATTTTGAAGTGTTGTCTGTAGGTTAG